Genomic DNA from Salvia miltiorrhiza cultivar Shanhuang (shh) chromosome 1, IMPLAD_Smil_shh, whole genome shotgun sequence:
TGGCTCACACCTCCACAGCTGAGAGCTCGCTCCATCTAAATTGTTAGCTTCTTGCCGCATTAAATAATTTTGAGTTGTGTTGTCAAACCTATTCATATATGAGCTTGAACTCGGGTCCATGACTCCATTGTCAAAGTTATCCACGGATGACTGAGGAGCCTGCCAGGGTTCAACAGGCTCAGAAAGGAAAGAAGAAGCATCTTCATACAGATTGTCCAAACCATCAAAATCCTCAAACTGCAGGCTCCCAAAATAATTCCCCCAGTTATCATGACTTCGTACATTCGGATCTGAATCTAGATCATCCATTTCAAGGTAATCTTTGAGGAAGTCCTCCTCAGTCACATTAGGATCTTCCATATTGACGAATGTGGCAGAGGAGGGATCAGGCGCCACTTGTGACTGTAATTGAGTTGTCTCTGAAAGGTCACAATGAGCTGGATGAACCACTGGTACAGACACATCAACAAAAGAATGGTGAATTAATGTACTCTCGGTCTCCTCACCAAGAAACTGATCCAGAGCATACTCGCGATCAACAATCGGTGGCTGAACAGAGTCGGGCTCAGTTGCTATTCGGTTCAATACTTCCTCAAGCTCATCTAATGAGGACGGATGCTGACAATCAACGGTTTTAGTATTATCGACAGGCATGGTTTCGTGAGCTTGCTTTATTGGTTTATCTGGCTCAAGGGGACACTGAACTTCAAGATCCTCGTCCCACTCCTCTTCCCTAAACGGCGCACCATACTGCTCACCATTTTTCGGACCAGGCCCACTTTTCTTGTACACCTTGTAGAGTGCATAGTATCCCTTAGCATCCTGGCATCTTTTAAACTCCTCCTCGTCCATGGTATATTCATGCATCACCCAATCCGTGCGTTCTCCTTTAGGGGCACGACCTCTATAGAACACCAGAGTCTTCTTTGTCCCAACAACACGAGAACCATATGAGATGACACGGTCCTTCCCAGTTACCTTCCAATAACCATGCCCGGTCGCCCTATTGGACCTCCCTCCCTTTGGATATTTCCGATCTCTAGGACTGAAGAAGAACCATTGTCTGTCACCAGTTTGTAGTTTCGACATCCCTGTGCATCACAAAGTGAAAGTCAGTAAATCATGCCatcaagaaaagtaaataaactACCAAAAACTCATTCGCATGAATGCTATGCACACAATGAATAAATGATACTCATAGCACACAGTAACAATGGAAAAGTTGGGAAGTGACAATAGACACATGTGCAAATACATTAAGCTACACGACACACGAGGTCATTAACACAGTTCACGTCACAATTTAGAAAACTTATACACTGTTAATTTAATCCAGATTCGATTGATTCATTCCTATTTCCTAAGGCCTATTAGACTAAGTTCTGCGTCGTATTCATCACAAATTcgcaataaatcaaataacgaaaaaaaaaaaaaaaaatccttccTGGAAAAGTAAACAACACAATCAACACACAACTCTGCATTCAACTAATCGGTAAGAAAATCTCACAAGCACATTCATAACAAATCAAGAAACTGAAATATTCCCTCAAATAGAACGCAGAGCCCTACTAAATCAATTAATGAGAGATCAACAACCAGAAACAGTAAAATAAATGCTTCCAATCAAGAAACACCAAGATTAGGAATAAGAACCCTACCAGGCAAATCCTCGGGGTCCCACTTGTAAACATCGATCTCAGTGACGACGTCGAGACGGTGTCGTTTACAGCAAATCTTCCTCTTGAGATAGTAAAGCACGAGCTCCTCGTCGGTGGGGTGGAATCTGAACCCCGGAGGGAATCTCTTCCCGCTGACGAGGAAATCGGAATCCAGCATCATCACCGAGGCGAGGGAGAATGGGACAAGGTTTTGGGTTTTTGAGAGTGGTTTTGGGAGAAGGGTAAGAAAAGAGTGAAGAAGCGTGGTGGACAAGTATATAAGGAGAGAGATGCCGATTTGGTCAAATTTGGAGATATATAcattaaacttaattaaccgATCTGCTTTATACGACGAAATTTGGAAAATACCATAAAAtagaaagggaaaaaaaatgttGTAGGTGGACAGAGGAGTCTAGAGGGacaaacatttttttattttttctgtagTGACAAATATTCTTAGGATTTTATAAAATTGGAaggttttgaattttgatattttatgaaaacaaaaattttataatggttctttaaaaaatactccctccgtccatgaaagaactttctaagAGGGAGTGGCactgattttaagaaaaaatattgttgagtgtattgcgagtggataaaaggtagttgagtgtattggaagtggtgaaaatgtgttacaATTAATAttggagttgtgaaaagtgaaaagtaagaagattataagtggtggagtATAGTCCAAAAACAGGtaagaagttcttttgtggacgtcccaaaaagaaaagataggaagttctttcgtggacgtagGGAGTACATAATAATTGCTTTTAGTATTGAAATTTTTTTGCaaaattttaattgtattttatAGATCTATGTTTCACGACGTATCTTTTGGAATTAATTGATTATAAATTCAcgaataaaattttgatttttcccgactataatttttttaagcaaattaattatatatacatataaaaatactccctccgcccataaaagaacttcatatctttcctttttggaacgtccacaaaagaacttcctacctatttttggactataccccaccacttataatcctcttatttttcacttttcacaactttcaatattaattataacacattttcactactctcaatacactcaactaccttttatccactctcaatacactcaacaatatattttcttaaaacctgtgtcactccctcctaggaagttctttcatggacggagggagtatatattatgttaCACACTATCTATCTCCCCACTTGAAGCGTCTTATTTTTATACTCCTATTTGGGTTATCTCACTTGAGATgtcctattttattttggaacaTTCAACAAATAACAAATAGTGTcatcaatataatttataaattacacaatatatcacaaaaaaaaaatataaaacccCTAAAAATTTACTTTCTTTTTCTAACTTTATTATAAACAACTCATTTTATAGCTAAATCATCTACATACTATACTCGTGCACAAAAGAAACATGGTGTTTCATGTGGgactaagagcatccgcattgagattacatgatagcctacttgattagAGGGGACGACATTGAGTAAGGAGGCCGCATTgggattacatgatagcctacttgatttttttagttttgatttttatgcttttcatttaattttaattgctcaaatttaaataacacattttactaataattaaatttccattaaaataaaaatcctaaaaattacattaaaaaaaaacttaataacataattaaaattacataaattaaaatcatactctagataagtccacgacgcttgagcatttcTTGGACCATGTACTCGTGTCCCCTCCTTCGTGCATCGCTCATATGCGTCGTATCCAAGCtgaggagctgcatatcgagctcct
This window encodes:
- the LOC130994786 gene encoding NAC domain-containing protein 17-like → MMLDSDFLVSGKRFPPGFRFHPTDEELVLYYLKRKICCKRHRLDVVTEIDVYKWDPEDLPGMSKLQTGDRQWFFFSPRDRKYPKGGRSNRATGHGYWKVTGKDRVISYGSRVVGTKKTLVFYRGRAPKGERTDWVMHEYTMDEEEFKRCQDAKGYYALYKVYKKSGPGPKNGEQYGAPFREEEWDEDLEVQCPLEPDKPIKQAHETMPVDNTKTVDCQHPSSLDELEEVLNRIATEPDSVQPPIVDREYALDQFLGEETESTLIHHSFVDVSVPVVHPAHCDLSETTQLQSQVAPDPSSATFVNMEDPNVTEEDFLKDYLEMDDLDSDPNVRSHDNWGNYFGSLQFEDFDGLDNLYEDASSFLSEPVEPWQAPQSSVDNFDNGVMDPSSSSYMNRFDNTTQNYLMRQEANNLDGASSQLWRCEPSYSVVSTSKVNQDFNASSTSGAPYQNQNNGFVNGGNKNGRGKQDDDTDTWFSSAVWSFLESIPTSPASASEGPWVNGACEPTQMCSLSRVRVDVRNTATSRKIGKSSFGFLCFSILGVICAILWLLTGISKRVIGLCS